cagagagcagcttcactcctgaatcctgcagttCGTTGGTACTCAGGTcgagctctctcagactagaggagttggagctgagagctgaggccagagctttacAGCATCTCTTTGACAGCTTACAGctgttcagccttcacacaaaaaaacagaacatgttGAGAACCGTGATCAAATGTTTGATAAGACTTTTCTGATAGTTGAACAAATGATGATACATTAGATCTTTAAATTGTAGTTACATATTAGGTGTACAATGTTGATACTAACAAAAATGCTATCACAGAAAACGGTATCATAATATTACTTTTATAGAATtatgtatacagtgtgtatcgTAAAACATGTTGTAAGAATGTATAGATTGTATGTTATTGTAACTTATGTATTctagtattatatatattgtattgtgcGCATTGCAATACATGTTCTGAGTGCACCGTCAGAGATGTTTTTAAATTTACTATAACTTTTATATTGTAGTATTATGCATAGTGCTGTATTGTTAATACATGTTAtgagtgaacctacagagatgttttggaggctttgaccaaTGGCAGCAGCCCCAGAAGACCCTCGTcagaagcagagtatttcttcaggtaaaacacgtccagctgctcttctgatgtcagtacaatgaagaccagagctgaccactgagcagaggagagagattcagtggagagacttcctgatgacaggtactgttggatctcctccactagagaacTGTCATTCAgttcattcagacagtggaacagattgatgcttctctcttgAGAGAGATCTCCACCTATCGTCTCCTTGATGTAATGGACTATTTGGGTATTGATttgtgacctccttcctgtctgccCCGATGGAACGTTTTTTGTTGGATTGTCCAGTAATTTACTTCCTCTTGGTCCCAGCAGACCTTGTAGGAGCATCTGATTGGTCtctagagagaggcccaggaagaagcggaggaacaagtccaggtgtccgttctcactctgtaaggccttgtccaccgcactctggtagaggaggaggagttcagcATCCCTGGAGGTTGGCTGTTCTTCTGAGAGCAGGTTGACACCAGTGTTGATgtaggacagaaagacataaagggcagccagaaactcctggatgctcagatggacGAAGCAGAACATCCTGTCCTGGTGCAGTCCaaactcctctttaaagatctgggtgaacacacctgagtacactgaggctgctctgatatcgatgtcacactctgccaagtctgcctcgtagaagatcagctggcctttctccagctggttaaaagccagtttccCCAGAGAGACaatgatctccctgctctccgAACTCCATTGTGGATCAGTTTCAGCTCGCCCatgatacttcctgtccccctgtatggactgaaccctcaggaagtggctgtacatctgagtcacagTCTTGGGCACCTCTTCTCtctgggatgttttgaagaagtccactagaactgtagcagtgatccaacagaagactgggatgtgacacatgatgtggaggcttcgagATTTCTTGACGTGAGAGATGATTGTGGTGGCCATTGTcccctctctgaatctcttcctgaagtactcctccttctgtggatctgtgaaccctctcacctctgtcaccatgtcaacaaactcagcagggatctgattggctgcggcaggacgtgtggttatccagatgcgggCAGAGGGAAGCAGGACTCCCCTGATGatgtttgtcagcagcacgtccactgAGGTCGGCTCGgtgacatcagtccagatcgggttgttctggaagtccagaggaagtcgacactcatccagaccatccaagatgaagactaCTTGGTCATGGTCGTATCTGTAGATTCCTGATTCTTTGGTTTCAACAGAAAactgatgaagaagttccagtaagctaaactctttccctttcagtaaattcagctctctgaaagtgaggagaaatgcGAAGTCTATGTCTTGGTTGGCTTTGCCTTCGGCCCAGTCCAGAGAGAACTTGTGGGTTAAGAgagttttaccaatgccggccactccggttgtcattattgttctgattggtttatcttgtccaggtaaaggtttaaagatgtcttcacatctgattggtgtttccTCATTGGCTGTTTTCCTGGATGccttttcaatcagtctgacctcgtgttccttgttgacctctccactgcctctctctgtgatgaagagctctgtgtagatctcattcagaggtctctgctctcctgctctagcgattccctcaaacacacattgGAACTTCTTCTTCAGATGAGCCTTGAGTTCATGTTGCCACTGGACCGCAACAGCTCCTAAATCCCAAACCAGAAGAAACATACCATTGATATTTCCAAGCAATATTACTTgtgtaaagaaaaaagtattaTACAATTCTACTTTAAATGGATCTTATAACTTTATTAGTAGTGCTGTCGTTGTTGAGTATCAGTGGTATCAGTGACTTGCTAACCTGATATAACAAGATAGTGGTGCTTCTCTTCCACTGAATTATTCTGCTGTTGATCTGCAGTTTAATGTTTAAAATTCTTTAagctgatacccccacaataaccctacatatatGGATCAACCCAttcaacctgatacccccacaataaccctacatatctggatcaaaccattcaacctgatacccccacaatgaccctacatatctggatcaaaccatttaacctataTATGAGTATCTTACCACTCCCCAGCttgtcggccagttcctcctggttcatctccatcaggcagagctttgtgatgtctaccactccctctatggcgcgcctcctctgctcctcgttcttaccatcctcctcctcgtcctccctctgactctctgagaattgtgggtaatctgagaagagatccctccagagcttcttcagctccttgtctagaaaagcgtgtgcgttctcctcagccctctggaacagaacaaacatcaaggagaactttactTTGAACTAACTGAGGACATCAGAAGCATCTGTCCTAGATTAACGTCTCCCTGGTCGAAAGAGAGAAAACTGGAGACTATAAGCTCCACAAGAGATGCTTTTATTGCCCATGTAGAGCCAGGGGCACCATTAGAGATTGTGGGCCTTATCAAATAATATATTGGGCCTCCAACCAAGACCACCCACCAGCCTAGAAAATCCATTTGACCACCCATAGATTGATAGACTAGCTCTAGTGTAGCGTACTGCTAATTACCCAATACTTGGCCTGCTGTCATTGACCATTGATGTATGAATGTTAGAGGTACATGAGTGGCATCTCTCATTGCTGTTGCTGTTCTGGCAAAAGGCTTTCCTCTTGAGAAATTCATGAAATTCATTGGTGTTTCACATTTTGGTCAATTTGTTCCCAAAGTTTGTCAGATGCCAGTAATGTTACACTGGCTCTAAACACCTCAGTAAAATGGGACAGAAAAGACACAGACTGTCTTCATACTCTATTACTTTTCACCACTAGGGGTCAGTATTCAGACCTACCCTGGCTGTATAGTTGATAAATTGAAGAAAATTAATGTAGGCCTCAGTAAATAGTTTCCCGGTTCATCCACCTGTCTACCTCATTCATTGATTCATATTCATAAATTTCATGTTTGATGAAGAACTATTTGATTGATATAAGATTCTATGATTCACTAGGTAGCTCTGTGATAATGGGCACCACAGgaaggtaaataaataaaaaactttcTTTTTATAAACTCGGTGACCAACTGTtggccctgctcctccctctcagcTTTCTGTTTCTGATACCCCGACTTCTACTTCAACGACGACGTGTCAAACTACTGACAGTCTGTTCTCCGTCTGTTCTGTTTGTAAGCGCAACGAGTGGAAGACT
This is a stretch of genomic DNA from Gadus macrocephalus chromosome 23, ASM3116895v1. It encodes these proteins:
- the LOC132452628 gene encoding NACHT, LRR and PYD domains-containing protein 3-like isoform X9, whose amino-acid sequence is MDEEREEGAPTSKTTLSGEHGRQSKAKSPEQRERADSPGPSCVSLKSDWSMDYPHNFRDGNQSIEKRRVQQERADSPGPSCVSLKSNCSMDHPPDLKDRRPSKEERRLQERSKVTSAVQQHQAELIKRAEENAHAFLDKELKKLWRDLFSDYPQFSESQREDEEEDGKNEEQRRRAIEGVVDITKLCLMEMNQEELADKLGSGAVAVQWQHELKAHLKKKFQCVFEGIARAGEQRPLNEIYTELFITERGSGEVNKEHEVRLIEKASRKTANEETPIRCEDIFKPLPGQDKPIRTIMTTGVAGIGKTLLTHKFSLDWAEGKANQDIDFAFLLTFRELNLLKGKEFSLLELLHQFSVETKESGIYRYDHDQVVFILDGLDECRLPLDFQNNPIWTDVTEPTSVDVLLTNIIRGVLLPSARIWITTRPAAANQIPAEFVDMVTEVRGFTDPQKEEYFRKRFREGTMATTIISHVKKSRSLHIMCHIPVFCWITATVLVDFFKTSQREEVPKTVTQMYSHFLRVQSIQGDRKYHGRAETDPQWSSESREIIVSLGKLAFNQLEKGQLIFYEADLAECDIDIRAASVYSGVFTQIFKEEFGLHQDRMFCFVHLSIQEFLAALYVFLSYINTGVNLLSEEQPTSRDAELLLLYQSAVDKALQSENGHLDLFLRFFLGLSLETNQMLLQGLLGPRGSKLLDNPTKNVPSGQTGRRSQINTQIVHYIKETIGGDLSQERSINLFHCLNELNDSSLVEEIQQYLSSGSLSTESLSSAQWSALVFIVLTSEEQLDVFYLKKYSASDEGLLGLLPLVKASKTSLLNSCKLSKRCCKALASALSSNSSSLRELDLSTNELQDSGVKLLSAGLGSPHCALETLRLNFCDLSEDCCEALASALSSNSSSLRELDLSSNDLQDSGVKLLSAGLGSPHCTLETLRLIGCHLSERCCEALASVLSSNSSSLRGLDLSTNDLQDSGVKLLSAGLGSPHCTLETLRLNVCRLSERCCEALASVLSSNSSSLKELDLSTNDLQDSGVKLLSAGLGSPHCALETLRLSGCLVTQEGCASLASALSSNPSHLIELDLSYNHPGDSGAALLSAGLEDPRWRLDTLSVEHGGVWRLKPALEKYACELTLDPNTAFRRLSLSEDSRKVTRGEEAQSYPDHPERFDYWEQVLCREGLPGRCYWEVEWGGRVHIGVAYRGMTRRGGGDDSRLGWNNKSWSLVCDDDDDALYTAHHNGSSTAIRLPPPRSNRVGVYLDRPAGSLSFYRVSPGGGGSSDTLTHIHTFQASFTQEVLLPGVRLRKSGSSASL